One part of the Neoarius graeffei isolate fNeoGra1 chromosome 2, fNeoGra1.pri, whole genome shotgun sequence genome encodes these proteins:
- the LOC132882081 gene encoding zinc fingers and homeoboxes protein 2-like translates to MSSRRKSFTPCMVSVSDVEMGGPTETDVLDDELVEDRPSSQQLSLDMHQESRQCVAEDDERGHVEGTGEKMEEKSSAPQKQQSRGYQCKYCSFATQNLSDFKEHVYSTHPNVILNPLYLCAVCNFSTKKFDSLTEHNETEHPGERNFKFKRLKLDNQTVLEQTIENEDDSNSPESKLMQDDDDAFEFLPSCQSAMQNVENAVFSNGNEIESNLDHLLLKDQITAVNVNGTIIIPEPMMLEGLSHVMPLLQRPPNLSSIPTIAVPLNTSKYNPLLDTNTTLITSFNKFPYPTHAELSWLTAASKHPEEQIKVWFTTQRLKQGITWSPEEVEEARKKMFNGCMPPAHHTFTILPTPVSEPVATSHSVAPAVSCHVTGQSTLSPATTANGTSGACATVTVTTVTNMHNLKRPLGTSAVAQDVKRPMIPTDEHKEKLRMAPPPVPPLERLSMAPPPVPPDSKRSMLPPLITTDMKRPVVAPYVLPKGKIQMAFPLAPHKDKTPMAPPPLLPRDRPPMVPIVSTDLKRSTVPQQMRNQAPAFSLISKDKLSPLPTDVSLPLVPPLVTSQVKRPPIIQTARAPPVAPTLIPTFSLESKPLELSVEQKPTSSESRPTESQNGNNRVPCGDGKKWFSDQSALAHNGLRHLNNNFAPKERPKTVPTQFPLLERLKGKTAEQLKVLEESFQRNSFPSHKEVDHIAITTRLSREEIDSWFSERRALRDNLEKALLNSMGSKRTGIAERRSLSQHQHALLNGVYKQGGLPICHLPPIVAPTSSSVPMDRKSLSLLKDVFVHTRWPSPEEYSYLETQTGLARTDIVRWFKDSRLALRSGTVEWKELFHKLSGSESNGRLISDQPCSVALPSQERKTPTADCAKLSSQEIKEWFNNSLGRRGPEVGKNVGQNGGSGEKCGGWVEEAVGTKMASQELVSDTD, encoded by the coding sequence ATGTCCAGCCGAAGGAAGTCCTTCACTCCCTGCATGGTCTCTGTTAGCGATGTGGAAATGGGCGGCCCTACGGAAACGGATGTCTTGGATGACGAATTGGTGGAGGACAGACCTTCCTCTCAGCAGCTTTCATTAGATATGCATCAAGAATCAAGGCAGTGTGTAGCTGAAGACGATGAGAGGGGTCACGTGGAAGGGACAGGAGAGAAGATGGAAGAGAAATCCTCCGCCCCACAGAAACAACAGAGTAGGGGTTACCAGTGCAAGTACTGCTCCTTCGCGACCCAGAATCTCAGTGACTTCAAAGAGCATGTGTACTCCACTCACCCCAACGTCATTCTGAACCCTCTGTACCTGTGTGCTGTCTGCAACTTCAGCACCAAGAAGTTTGACTCCCTCACAGAACACAATGAAACAGAGCATCCAGGAGAGAGAAATTTCAAGTTCAAACGGCTCAAACTTGACAATCAGACCGTCCTAGAGCAAACCATTGAGAATGAGGATGACTCAAACTCTCCAGAATCTAAGCTTAtgcaagatgatgatgatgccttTGAATTTTTACCGTCATGCCAATCAGCCATGCAGAATGTTGAAAATGCAGTCTTTAGTAATGGAAATGAGATAGAGAGTAATTTAGATCATCTACTGTTAAAGGATCAGATCACAGCAGTGAATGTAAATGGAACAATCATCATCCCAGAGCCCATGATGCTCGAGGGCCTGTCCCATGTCATGCCTCTTTTGCAGCGACCCCCAAACCTGAGCTCCATTCCAACAATTGCCGTTCCTCTGAACACAAGCAAGTACAATCCATTATTGGACACAAACACTACACTCATTACATCCTTTAATAAATTCCCCTATCCAACTCATGCAGAACTCTCCTGGCTCACTGCTGCTTCCAAGCACCCTGAAGAGCAGATCAAAGTGTGGTTCACCACCCAGCGGCTCAAACAGGGCATCACCTGGTCACCAGAAGAAGTGGAAGAAGCTCGCAAGAAGATGTTTAATGGCTGCATGCCTCCTGCTCACCACACATTCACCATTTTGCCTACGCCTGTGAGCGAACCAGTTGCTACCAGCCATTCTGTTGCACCAGCAGTGTCCTGCCATGTTACTGGACAGTCCACCCTGTCACCTGCTACCACTGCAAATGGAACTTCTGGTGCCTGTGCGACTGTCACTGTGACAACAGTTACTAATATGCATAATCTCAAGCGCCCTTTGGGGACATCAGCGGTGGCCCAGGATGTAAAGCGCCCCATGATTCCCACAGATGAACACAAAGAAAAGTTACGTATGGCACCTCCACCAGTCCCACCCCTAGAGAGACTATCCATGGCTCCTCCTCCTGTACCCCCAGACAGTAAGAGATCCATGCTCCCACCTTTGATTACAACAGACATGAAACGACCTGTTGTTGCCCCGTATGTGCTGCCCAAGGGGAAAATACAAATGGCATTTCCACTGGCACCCCACAAAGATAAGACACCCATGGCCCCCCCTCCTCTGTTACCCAGAGATAGACCACCTATGGTTCCCATAGTCTCAACTGATCTAAAGAGGTCTACGGTTCCCCAGCAAATGAGAAATCAAGCTCCTGCCTTTTCTCTCATTTCTAAAGACAAGCTGTCACCTTTACCTACTGATGTAAGTTTACCCTTGGTGCCCCCATTGGTGACTTCTCAAGTGAAGAGACCACCAATCATTCAGACTGCAAGGGCCCCACCTGTTGCCCCAACCTTGATCCCCACTTTCTCTCTGGAGAGTAAACCACTAGAGCTGTCAGTGGAACAAAAGCCCACAAGCTCAGAGAGTCGACCCACAGAGAGTCAGAATGGCAATAATAGAGTCCCCTGTGGGGATGGTAAAAAATGGTTTTCTGATCAGAGTGCACTGGCCCATAATGGTTTACGGCACTTAAATAATAACTTTGCTCCAAAGGAGCGTCCGAAAACAGTCCCAACCCAGTTCCCTCTCCTGGAAAGACTGAAGGGGAAAACTGCTGAGCAGCTAAAAGTTTTAGAAGAGAGTTTCCAGAGGAATAGTTTCCCATCACACAAGGAGGTTGACCACATTGCAATCACCACAAGACTCTCCAGAGAGGAGATTGACAGCTGGTTCTCAGAAAGAAGAGCCCTTCGAGACAACTTGGAAAAAGCCCTCCTAAATTCCATGGGATCCAAGAGGACTGGCATTGCAGAGAGAAGATCACTTTCACAGCACCAGCATGCTTTGCTTAATGGAGTTTACAAACAGGGTGGGCTACCCATATGCCATCTGCCTCCCATCGTTGCCCCCACCTCGTCATCTGTGCCTATGGATAGAAAGTCCCTCAGCCTCCTTAAAGATGTCTTTGTCCACACACGGTGGCCTTCACCTGAAGAATATAGTTATCTGGAGACACAGACAGGTTTGGCTCGTACTGACATTGTCAGATGGTTTAAAGACAGCCGTTTGGCTCTGCGCAGTGGGACTGTAGAGTGGAAAGAGCTGTTCCACAAGCTAAGTGGCAGCGAGTCGAATGGCCGGCTGATCTCAGATCAGCCCTGCAGTGTCGCTCTGCCAAGCCAGGAACGGAAGACGCCTACAGCAGATTGCGCCAAACTAAGCAGCCAAGAGATCAAAGAGTGGTTCAACAACTCACTGGGCCGTCGTGGGCCCGAAGTGGGGAAGAACGTAGGTCAGAATGGAGGCAGCGGGGAGAAGTGTGGAGGCTGGGTGGAAGAAGCAGTGGGGACTAAGATGGCGTCGCAAGAGCTGGTCTCAGACACGGATTAG